A genome region from Sebastes umbrosus isolate fSebUmb1 chromosome 22, fSebUmb1.pri, whole genome shotgun sequence includes the following:
- the rbpjb gene encoding recombination signal binding protein for immunoglobulin kappa J region b isoform X1, with protein MAPVVTGKFGERPQPLRLTREAMRNYLKERGDQTVMILHAKVAQKSYGNEKRFFCPPPCVYLMGSGWKKKKEQMERDGCSEQESQPCAFIGIGNSDQEMQQLNLEGKNYCTAKTLYISDSDKRKHFMLSVKMFYGNSADIGVFLSKRIKVISKPSKKKQSLKNADLCIASGTKVALFNRLRSQTVSTRYLHVEGGNFHASSQQWGAFYIHLLDDEESEGEEFTVRDGYIHYGQTVKLVCSVTGMALPRLIIRKVDKQTALLDADDPVSQLHKCAFYLKDTERMYLCLSQERIIQFQATPCPKEPNKEMINDGASWTIISTDKAEYTFYEGMGPVHSPVTPVPVVESLQLNGGGDVAMLELTGQNFTSNLRVWFGDVEAETMYRCAESMLCVVPDISAFREGWRWVRQPVQVPVTLVRNDGIIYSTTLTFTYTPEPGPRPHCSAAGAILRAGNSSLLSNNSQEAGPGVYGPNSTSNAGVTSSSSAAAAVVS; from the exons AGAAGCGATGAGGAATTACCTGAAGGAGCGAGGCGACCAAACTGTCATGATCCTGCACGCAAAAGTTGCACAGAAATCCTACGGCAATGAGAAAAG GTTCTTCTGCCCTCCTCCCTGCGTTTACCTGATGGGCAGCGGctggaagaaaaagaaggagcaGATGGAGCGAGACGGCTGCTCTGAGCAGGAGTCGCAGCCCTGTGCCTTCATCGGCATCGGCAACAGCGATCAAGAAATGCAACAGCTTAACTTAGAGGGAAAg AATTATTGCACAGCCAAAACCTTGTACATATCCGACTCCGACAAGAGAAAGCACTTCATGTTGTCTGTCAAGATGTTCTACGGCAACAGCGCTGACATCGGCGTCTTCCTCAGCAAGAGGATCAAAGTCATCTCCAAGCCCTCCAAAAAGAAGCAGTCCCTCAAAAACGCTGACT TGTGCATCGCATCAGGGACCAAGGTGGCACTGTTCAACCGGCTTCGGTCCCAAACAGTCAGCACGCGCTATCTACACGTGGAGGGCGGTAACTTTCACGCCAGCTCCCAGCAGTGGGGCGCCTTCTACATCCACCTGT TGGATGAcgaggagtcagaaggagaagAGTTCACTGTGAGAGACGGTTACATCCACTACGGCCAGACAGTCAAGCTGGTTTGCTCTGTCACCGGCATGGCCCTGCCCAGACTG ATCATCCGTAAAGTGGACAAACAGACGGCGCTGCTGGACGCCGACGACCCCGTCTCCCAGCTTCACAAGTGTGCCTTCTATCTGAAGGACACAGAACGCATGTACCTGTGCCTTTCCCAAGAAAGGATCATCCAGTTTCAA GCCACTCCATGCCCAAAGGAACCAAACAAGGAGATGATCAACGACGGCGCCTCCTGGACAATCATCAGCACAGACAAGGCTGAATACACTTTCTACGAGGGCATGGGCCCCGTCCACTCGCCTGTCACCCCCGTGCCTGTGGTAGAGAGCTTACAG CTAAACGGCGGCGGCGACGTCGCCATGCTGGAGCTGACGGGACAGAACTTCACTTCAAATCTGCGGGTCTGGTTCGGAGACGTCGAGGCTGAGACCATGTACAG GTGTGCGGAGAGCATGCTGTGCGTGGTGCCCGACATCTCCGCCTTCCGCGAGGGCTGGCGCTGGGTGCGGCAGCCCGTCCAGGTGCCCGTCACGCTGGTTAGGAACGACGGCATCATCTATTCCACCACACTGACCTTCACCTATACGCCGGAGCCCGGGCCGCGGCCGCACTGCAGCGCCGCCGGGGCCATCCTGCGGGCCGGGAACTCCAGCCTGCTCAGCAACAACAGCCAGGAGGCCGGCCCCGGCGTCTACGGCCCCAACAGCACCTCCAACGCCGGAGTCACGTCCTCATCCTCCGCCGCGGCGGCCGTGGTCTCCTAA
- the rbpjb gene encoding recombination signal binding protein for immunoglobulin kappa J region b isoform X2, which translates to MRNYLKERGDQTVMILHAKVAQKSYGNEKRFFCPPPCVYLMGSGWKKKKEQMERDGCSEQESQPCAFIGIGNSDQEMQQLNLEGKNYCTAKTLYISDSDKRKHFMLSVKMFYGNSADIGVFLSKRIKVISKPSKKKQSLKNADLCIASGTKVALFNRLRSQTVSTRYLHVEGGNFHASSQQWGAFYIHLLDDEESEGEEFTVRDGYIHYGQTVKLVCSVTGMALPRLIIRKVDKQTALLDADDPVSQLHKCAFYLKDTERMYLCLSQERIIQFQATPCPKEPNKEMINDGASWTIISTDKAEYTFYEGMGPVHSPVTPVPVVESLQLNGGGDVAMLELTGQNFTSNLRVWFGDVEAETMYRCAESMLCVVPDISAFREGWRWVRQPVQVPVTLVRNDGIIYSTTLTFTYTPEPGPRPHCSAAGAILRAGNSSLLSNNSQEAGPGVYGPNSTSNAGVTSSSSAAAAVVS; encoded by the exons ATGAGGAATTACCTGAAGGAGCGAGGCGACCAAACTGTCATGATCCTGCACGCAAAAGTTGCACAGAAATCCTACGGCAATGAGAAAAG GTTCTTCTGCCCTCCTCCCTGCGTTTACCTGATGGGCAGCGGctggaagaaaaagaaggagcaGATGGAGCGAGACGGCTGCTCTGAGCAGGAGTCGCAGCCCTGTGCCTTCATCGGCATCGGCAACAGCGATCAAGAAATGCAACAGCTTAACTTAGAGGGAAAg AATTATTGCACAGCCAAAACCTTGTACATATCCGACTCCGACAAGAGAAAGCACTTCATGTTGTCTGTCAAGATGTTCTACGGCAACAGCGCTGACATCGGCGTCTTCCTCAGCAAGAGGATCAAAGTCATCTCCAAGCCCTCCAAAAAGAAGCAGTCCCTCAAAAACGCTGACT TGTGCATCGCATCAGGGACCAAGGTGGCACTGTTCAACCGGCTTCGGTCCCAAACAGTCAGCACGCGCTATCTACACGTGGAGGGCGGTAACTTTCACGCCAGCTCCCAGCAGTGGGGCGCCTTCTACATCCACCTGT TGGATGAcgaggagtcagaaggagaagAGTTCACTGTGAGAGACGGTTACATCCACTACGGCCAGACAGTCAAGCTGGTTTGCTCTGTCACCGGCATGGCCCTGCCCAGACTG ATCATCCGTAAAGTGGACAAACAGACGGCGCTGCTGGACGCCGACGACCCCGTCTCCCAGCTTCACAAGTGTGCCTTCTATCTGAAGGACACAGAACGCATGTACCTGTGCCTTTCCCAAGAAAGGATCATCCAGTTTCAA GCCACTCCATGCCCAAAGGAACCAAACAAGGAGATGATCAACGACGGCGCCTCCTGGACAATCATCAGCACAGACAAGGCTGAATACACTTTCTACGAGGGCATGGGCCCCGTCCACTCGCCTGTCACCCCCGTGCCTGTGGTAGAGAGCTTACAG CTAAACGGCGGCGGCGACGTCGCCATGCTGGAGCTGACGGGACAGAACTTCACTTCAAATCTGCGGGTCTGGTTCGGAGACGTCGAGGCTGAGACCATGTACAG GTGTGCGGAGAGCATGCTGTGCGTGGTGCCCGACATCTCCGCCTTCCGCGAGGGCTGGCGCTGGGTGCGGCAGCCCGTCCAGGTGCCCGTCACGCTGGTTAGGAACGACGGCATCATCTATTCCACCACACTGACCTTCACCTATACGCCGGAGCCCGGGCCGCGGCCGCACTGCAGCGCCGCCGGGGCCATCCTGCGGGCCGGGAACTCCAGCCTGCTCAGCAACAACAGCCAGGAGGCCGGCCCCGGCGTCTACGGCCCCAACAGCACCTCCAACGCCGGAGTCACGTCCTCATCCTCCGCCGCGGCGGCCGTGGTCTCCTAA